In a genomic window of Dolichospermum sp. DET69:
- a CDS encoding HNH endonuclease — MDYPKHWKELAKTIKEKSDWCCQKCGQVLRPDEKPQRRTYLQVHHWNRDPSDNRPENLVALCPRCHLNYHRGSKGNISVGQLSLFDISKF, encoded by the coding sequence ATGGACTACCCTAAGCATTGGAAAGAACTAGCCAAAACCATCAAGGAAAAATCTGATTGGTGCTGTCAAAAATGTGGTCAGGTTTTACGTCCCGATGAAAAACCCCAACGCCGTACTTATTTACAAGTACATCATTGGAACAGGGACCCCTCCGACAACAGACCTGAAAATTTAGTTGCTTTATGTCCTCGTTGTCATCTTAATTACCATCGGGGCAGCAAGGGTAATATATCGGTGGGGCAGTTGA